CTTCCGAACCGCCGTAGCCTGCCGTAGGCAAGCGGTCCCCGCTGCGCTCCAAAGGCAAAGCCCTTACGTCTCACCAGTTTCTCCAGAGGGTTGTCTCCAACTCTCTTCTCTTGGGTGGGCGTGGCGACACGCCCCCTTTTTTTACCGACCTATCGCGCACGGCAGGACACCATGACCCACACCGTCTATCTCTGCGACGCCATCCGCACCCCCTTCGGCCGCTACGGCGGGCTGCTTTCCTCCGTGCGTGCCGACGACCTCGCGGCGCTGCCGATCAAGGCCTTGATCGCGCGCAACCCCGGCGTCGACTGGAACCTGGTCGACGACGTCATCTACGGCTGCGCCAACCAGGCGGGCGAGGACAACCGCAATGTCGCCCGCATGGCGGCGCTGCTGGCCGGGCTGCCGGTGGAAGTGCCGGGCAGCACGGTCAACCGCCTGTGCGGCTCCAGCCTGGACGCCATCGGCAGCGCCGCGCGCGCGATCGCCGCCGGCGAGGCCGAGCTGATGATCGCCGGCGGGGTCGAGAGCATGAGCCGCGCGCCCTTCGTCCTGGGCAAGGCCGACAGCGCCTTTTCGCGCAGCGCGAAGATCGAGGACACCACCATCGGCTGGCGCTTCGTCAATCCGCTGATGAAGGCGCAGTACGGCGTGGATTCCATGCCCGAAACCGCCGAGAACGTCGCCACCGACTTCAACGTGAGCCGCGCCGACCAGGATGCGCTCGCGCTGCGCAGCCAGCAGCGCTGGGCGAGCGCCAACGAACGCGGCTTCTTCGCGCGCGAGATCGTGCCAGTCGACATCCCGAGGAAGAAGGGCGATCCGGTGCGCATGACCACGGACGAACACCCCCGCCCCGACACCACGCTGGACATGCTCGCCAAGCTGAAAGGCGTGGTGCGCCCCGACGGCACCGTGACCGCCGGCAACGCCTCGGGCGTGAACGACGGCGCCGCCGCGGTGCTGCTCGCCTCCGAAGCCGCGGTGAAGCGCCACGGCCTGACGCCGCGCGCGCGCATCCTCGGTTCGGCCGCAGCCGGCGTGGCGCCGCGCATCATGGGCATCGGCCCGGCCCCGGCGAGCGAGAAACTGCTGGCGCGCCTGGGCATGGGCATCGCCCGGTTCGACGTCATCGAACTCAACGAGGCCTTCGCCGCGCAAGCGCTGGCGGTCACCCGCCGGCTGGGGCTGGCGGACGACGACGCGCGGGTCAATCCCAACGGCGGCGCCATCTCCATCGGCCACCCGCTGGGGGCCTCGGGCGCGCGCCTGGTGACCACCGCGCTCAACCAGCTCGAAACCAGCGGCGGGCGCTACGGCCTGGCGACGATGTGCATCGGCGTCGGCCAGGGCATCGCGCTCGCGATCGAACGGATTTAAGTTGACCTGGGTCATTGATCGCGCCGGCCATCGGCGCCACCTTTGGCCCTGAGCAATCGTCGCGGGACCGCCCCGCGCCGGTTGCCCGGCTTGCCCGGGGCGCACACTGCGGCAGGCGGGGACACGCAGCGCAGAACGGCGTCGCGCCCTGCGGCAAGCACGACAACCAAGAACCGCACAAGGAGGAGAACATCGTGAGACCCGAAGCGATCCAGATCATCAAGGACGAACACCTCGCCATCAGCGCCGTGCTGTATTCGCTGCGCTTCCTGATCCGCCAGATGCGCAACGGCGCGCCGCCCAATTTCCCGGTGCTCAAGGCCATCCTCGACTACATCGTGTCCTATCCGGACCGCTGGCATCACCCCAAGGAAGACAAGTTCCTGTTCGCCGCGGTCAAGCGCCGTACCCACGACGCTGACGCGCTGATCGCCAAGCTGGAGCGCGAACACGTGCTCGGCCACCCGATGATGGACGACATCAAGCAGCAGCTGATCGGCTTCACCAACGGCGACGCCGGCGCGCGCGAACGCTTCTTCGAAGCCGCCGAGCATTACGCCGAACTGGAATGGAGCCACCTGCAGACCGAGGAAGAACAGCTGCTGCCGATCGCCGAACGGGTGCTGACCGCCGAGGACTGGGCCGAAATAGACGCCGCCTTCCGCGAGAACGACAACCCGCTGTTCGGTATCAAGCCCAAGGAAGAGGCGGAAGCGCTGTACCAGAAGATCCTCGCGCTGGCACCGGCGCCGATCGGGCTGGGGCCAGCCAGCTGACCGGCGCCTCGCTAGCCGCAAAAGGAACGGGGCCACCCGAGAGGGCGGCCCCGTTCCTTTTTTCACGGCCGGCCTGTTTTGCTCCGCCCCCCTTCAACGGGTGAGTGCGGGGTTTCGGTACGCACGGCTTACCACCAGTCGAACGAGGGAGCGAAGCGAAGGCTACCGGGTTGCGGTGGGGGTGGGGTGGGGATGGGATCCGCGCCTCGCGTACTCGAACCCCATCCCCCTCCTGACCGGGAGTCTCGGCTGGGCCCCGCCGCTACACAGGCGCCGAGCAATGCTCATCGAAACCGCTGTTCCGCCCCCTTGAAAGGGGAGGGACCCAAACCATCCCGAACCCAAGGGCGGCGGCCCGTTTCAATGTCTGAAGAAACTCCTTGCTGCCTGCCAACCCACCTAGCGAAACGAAGGCCCCTGTTTGGCCGATTTGCCCCCTCCCCTTCAAGGGGGTGAGGCAGGGGTTTCAGCGAGCATCGCTCGCTGCCGGGCGAACGACGGAGCCTACCGGCACCGGCTGTCGGGCTGGCCTCGTTTTGCCCCCTCCCCTTCAAGGGGAGGGCTGGGGTGGGGATGGGGTCAGCGCCCCGCTCTCCCGCAAATACCCGACAAACGCCTCGGCCGGCAGCGGCCGGCTGAAGTAATAGCCCTGCACGGTGTCGCAACCCTGCTGACGCAGGAAGTCGAGCTGATCGAGCGTTTCCACGCCCTCGGCCACCGTCAGCATGCCCAGGCTGCCGGCCAGGTGGATGATCGCGCTGACGATCGCCTTGTCGTCCGGATCGTCGCCGATGTCGCGCACGAAGGACTGGTCGATCTTCAGCTTGCCCACCTTGAAGCGCTTGAGATAGCCCAGCGATGAATAGCCGGTGCCGAAGTCGTCGATCGACATCCGGATGCCGCGCGCGAACAGCGCGTCCATCACCCGCACCGCGCTTTGCGGGTCGTCCATCGCCACCGCTTCGGTCAGTTCCAGTTCCACCTGGTGGGGCGGCAGCCCGGCTTCCTCGATCACCTGGGTCACCAGCTCCGGCAGGTTGGGATTGCGGAACTGCGCCGCCGAGAGGTTCACCGCCATCACCAGCGGAGGCAGTCCTTCATCCAGCCAGCGCCGCGACTGCGCCACCGCCTCGCGCAGCACCCATTCGCCGATCTGCGCGATCAGGCCATTGCTCTCGGCGATGGGCACGAACTCGCCGGGCGACACCGGACCGAATTCGGGATGCGTCCACCGCAGCAGCGCCTCGGCGCCGACCACGCGGCCATCGGCGAGCGACACCTGCGGCTGGTAGTGCAGCGAGAACTGGCCGCGGTCGAGCGCGTGGCGCAGCGCGTTGGCGAGCAGCAGCGTGCGCGTGGAGCGCGCCTGCATCGCCTCGGTGAAGAAGCGGAAGCCGTTGCGTCCCTCGCGCTTGGCCTGGTACATCGCGGCGTCGGCGTTGCGCGACAGGGTGTCGAAATCGGTGCCGTCGTCCGGGTACATCGCGATGCCGATGGAGGGCGTGACCGTCAGCTCCTGGTGGTCCAGCACCAGCGGCTGCGCCACCGCCTCGAGCAGCTTCGCGGCCACACGGGCCGCGCCTTCCGCGTCGGTATCCGGCAGCAGGAAGACGAACTCGTCGCCGCCGAGGCGGCACACGGTGTCGCCACCGCGCAGCACCGACTCCAGCCGGCGCGCCACTTCCACCAGCAGGCGGTCGCCGAAATCGTGGCCGAGCGTGTCGTTGATGTTCTTGAAATGGTCGAGGTCGAAGAACATCACCGCCAGCTGGCCGCGGCGGCGCTGGGTCAGGCTGGCGGCGTAGCGGAAGCGGTCCTTGACCAGGCTGCGGTTGGGCAGGCCGGTCAGCTGGTCGTAATGCGCCAGGCGCTGGATCTCGGCCTCGGCAGCGCGCCGCTCCGAGATGTCGCGCGCCACGGCGCGGAATTCCACGCGCCCGCTGCGGCGGTTGAGGCCCAGCGTGGTCACCACCTCAGCCCACACCGTGCCGCCGTCGCGCCGCCCCAGTTCCACCTCTTCGACCGAGTAGTCCTCGCTCTTGCGCTTGCCGACGTGGAATTCCGCCAGGTGCAGGGCCATGCGCTCGCGCATCTCGGCCACGTACTCCGGCTTGAGCAGGCGTTCGATCGGCGCGTCGATCAGTTCGTGCGGCGCGTAACCGCTCAGCCGCCGCATCGCCGGGCTGACATAGCTGAAGCAGCGCGTCTCCGGGTCCACCGTCCAGATCACGTCGTTGATGCTCTCGGTCAGCTCGCGGTATTTCTCCTCGCTGTCGACGATGGCGGCGGCCAGACGTGCGCGCTCGGCATCCTGCTCGAAGCGGTCGAGCGCGAAGTCGATGTCCATCGCCATCTCCACCAGCAGCCGCTGCGCCGCCTCGTCGAAGGCGTGGCACTCGCCCGCGTACAGGTTGAGCACGCCGAACACCTTGCCGCCGCGGTGCAGCGGCAGCGCCGCCGAGGCCCGGTAACCGTGGCGGGCACCGCGCTCGTGCCAGGCCGAGGTAGCGGGATCGTTGGCGAAGTCCTGGCACCACACCGGCTTGTCCAGCCGCAGGGCCGAGCCGCTGGGGCCACGGCCGAAGGGGCTGGCACTGTCGAACGCGATGCGGATGCCGTCCAGGTATTCGGTGCCGTCGCCGTAGGCCGCCGCCGGGTGCACCATGCCGTCGCGTTCGTCGAGCAGGCCGATCCAGACCATCTTCATCTCGCCGAACACCACCGCGTCGTGGCAGATCTGGCGCAGCAGGTCGTCCTGGCTGGCGCAGCGCACGATGGCCTGGTTGCATTGACTCAGCGTCGCGTACAGCCGGCTCAGGCGTTGCACGCTGGCCTCGGCGCGCCGGCGCGCGGTGATGTCGCGCGACAGCACGATGAAATGGGCGGGTCCGCCGTCGTCGGCCTTGCGCGCCACCGACAGTTCGAACCACTGCGGCTGGTTGTCGATCGTGATCTCGATCTGCTGCCCGCTGGACCAGCCATGACGCCCCGCCTCGGCCAGCGCCGCCAGGCAGGTCTGCGCCGCGGGCGCCGGCAGCACTTCGTCCACCCGCCGGCCGAGCAGCGCCTCCACCGGCCGCTGCAGTTGCGCTTCGCGATTGGCATGCACCGCGAGATAGCGGCCTTCGCCATCCATCTCGAACAGCAGGTCGGGAATGGCGTCCAGCGTGGCGCCGAGCTGGCGGTTGACCCCCTCCAGCTCGCGCGTGCGGGCGCGCACGCGAGCGCGCAGCAGCAGCACGCCGCCGAAGAGCAGCGCCCCGGTGCCCGCCAGCCCGAGCAGCGTGTTGCGCGCCACCGGCGAGAACAGCGCGTGGGCGGCGTCATGGCCCACCACGTGCGCAAGTGCGCCGAGCAGGCCGCCCTCATCCGGATGGCCCTTGCCGGACCAGTCGCCGCCGGGGTCGAGATGCGTCTGGAAGACCGCGGGGGGCAGCGCGCAGACGGGCGCAGACGCCGTGCCGAGCACGAACGCCAGCGAGAGTGCAGATGCCAGCGCCCGCACCCGCGCCGGCGCGGAGCGCGCCAAACCGGGCGCGTGGCGCCGGCCGGAGCCGCCACGCGAGTTCATAGTCCCCCTCTCTCTGGAGATTTGCAGGATGGCGTGTTCTGGAGCGCGAAGACGTCGTCCGCCATTTGTGTGCAACTGTAACGCCTGCGCGCTGCAAAGTGGTTGCCGCGGTGCCACGGCACGCTACCGGCGTCACACACGGCCTCAATTACCGCCCCCCGGCGCCCCGGTCAAAGTGCCGTTCGCCCTGCGCCTGTCGACGGGCCGCGCGGGGAGCGGGCTTCGACACGCCGCCTGCCGCGCCGGCTCAGCGCGCGGTGGACGAATCGGCCACCGCCGGCACCGCGCCGCCGGCCTCGACCAGCTCGCGGTGCACCACCACGGCCGTGGCGCGCGGCTGCACCGTGCGGCCGCGCGCCTCCACGTGCGCACGCGTGAAGGCCGCGCCGAACAGCAGGATCAGCGAGGAGTAGTTCACCCACATCAGCAGCAGCACCAGCGAACCGGCGGCGCCGTAGGTGGACGCGGTGGCGGTGGTCGACAGATAGGTGGCGATCAGCCCGCGGCCGAGCGAAAACAGCAGCGCGGTAGCGAAGGCGCCAAGCAGCACGTCGCGCCAGCCCAGCACCACGTCCGGCAGCACGCGGAAGATGGTGGCGAACAGCAGCGTCACCACCACCAGCGACACCACGCTGTCCAGCCCGACGAGCAGCCCGCCGGGTATCGGCAGCCAGTCCTGCGCGAACGTCACCACCGCCTGCACCGCCACGCTGAGCAGCAGCGACACCAGCAGCACGAAACCGATCGCCAGCACCACCGTCAGCGACAGCAGGCGCGCCTTGATCAACAACCACACGCTGCTGCGCGTGGGCTTGGGCGCCACGCCCCAGATCGCGTTGAGCGCGGTCTGCATCTGGCCGAACACGCTGGTGGCGCCGAGCAGCAGCGCGCCGATGCCGGCGAGCGTGGGCAGGATGCCGCTGCGCTCGATCCGGCTGCCCTCCACCGCGGTCTGCACCGCCGCCGCCGCCTCGGCCCCGATCACCGACTGCAGCTGCTCGGCGATCTCGCCCTGCGCCGCGCGCTCGCCCAACACGGTGCCGACGATGGAGACCACCACGATCACCACCGGCGCCACCGAAAACACCGTGAAGAAGGCGAGCGCCGCCGCATGCACGAAGACCTGCGCGTCCAGCCACAGCCGCACGGTCGTCTTGGCCACCCCGCTCCAGTAACGCAGCGCCGTCTTCATCGCGCGCCCTCCCGGTCCGCCCCGGGCCACGCCCGCGTCCTGCTTGCCGCCCGCCTTTCCATTGCGCTCTCCGCAGCATGTCCGTGGCTCGATTCTAGGACCGCGGCCGGCCCCGGCGACAGTGGCGAAACATGCGGAAAGAATGCGCCGGGTCGCCCCGGCGCAGGATCAGCGGCGCTTCTGCAGCCCCGCGAGCGCAACGCCGCCGAGGATCAGCGCGAAGCCGGCGACGTGGAAGAAGGCAGGCACTTCGCCCAGCAGCGGCCACGCCGCCAGCGCCGCGTAGAGCGGAATCAGGTACATCGACATGCTGGCGCCGGCCGCGCCCACCCGCTCCACCAGGCGGTCGTAGCAGAAATAGGCGCCGAGGCTGGGCACGATGGCGAGGAACACCAACGCCGCGTACAGCCGGCCGTCGCCGAAATCGGGTACCGCGCCGCTCGCCAGTTCCAGCGCGGCGAAGGGCGCCAGCGCCAGCGCCCCGCCCGCGATCAGCGCCGCCAGCTTCACCTCGCCCGGCAGCGCACCGAGCGCACGGCGGCGGCCGAGCACGGTGTACAGCGACCACGCGCACGCGGCGCCGAGCACCCACAGGTCGCCACGGCCGAAGGCCAGCCGGCCGAGCGCGGCGAGGTCGCCCCGCGTCAGCACCAGCAAC
Above is a window of Azoarcus olearius DNA encoding:
- a CDS encoding hemerythrin domain-containing protein produces the protein MRPEAIQIIKDEHLAISAVLYSLRFLIRQMRNGAPPNFPVLKAILDYIVSYPDRWHHPKEDKFLFAAVKRRTHDADALIAKLEREHVLGHPMMDDIKQQLIGFTNGDAGARERFFEAAEHYAELEWSHLQTEEEQLLPIAERVLTAEDWAEIDAAFRENDNPLFGIKPKEEAEALYQKILALAPAPIGLGPAS
- a CDS encoding DMT family transporter — translated: MPLTFTRSVAGHRGRAPLADLPLMLVAPALFAANMVAARWAESAAIPPVFLAFGRWALAFAIFFPFVAARVRAHRALLRAHAPDLALLAVLGMGLTVAPQYIGAQETSATNVALIFAACPALVALIEALVWRAPVGSLRAAGMSLAIWGVLLVLTRGDLAALGRLAFGRGDLWVLGAACAWSLYTVLGRRRALGALPGEVKLAALIAGGALALAPFAALELASGAVPDFGDGRLYAALVFLAIVPSLGAYFCYDRLVERVGAAGASMSMYLIPLYAALAAWPLLGEVPAFFHVAGFALILGGVALAGLQKRR
- a CDS encoding YihY/virulence factor BrkB family protein, producing the protein MKTALRYWSGVAKTTVRLWLDAQVFVHAAALAFFTVFSVAPVVIVVVSIVGTVLGERAAQGEIAEQLQSVIGAEAAAAVQTAVEGSRIERSGILPTLAGIGALLLGATSVFGQMQTALNAIWGVAPKPTRSSVWLLIKARLLSLTVVLAIGFVLLVSLLLSVAVQAVVTFAQDWLPIPGGLLVGLDSVVSLVVVTLLFATIFRVLPDVVLGWRDVLLGAFATALLFSLGRGLIATYLSTTATASTYGAAGSLVLLLMWVNYSSLILLFGAAFTRAHVEARGRTVQPRATAVVVHRELVEAGGAVPAVADSSTAR
- a CDS encoding EAL domain-containing protein, yielding MNSRGGSGRRHAPGLARSAPARVRALASALSLAFVLGTASAPVCALPPAVFQTHLDPGGDWSGKGHPDEGGLLGALAHVVGHDAAHALFSPVARNTLLGLAGTGALLFGGVLLLRARVRARTRELEGVNRQLGATLDAIPDLLFEMDGEGRYLAVHANREAQLQRPVEALLGRRVDEVLPAPAAQTCLAALAEAGRHGWSSGQQIEITIDNQPQWFELSVARKADDGGPAHFIVLSRDITARRRAEASVQRLSRLYATLSQCNQAIVRCASQDDLLRQICHDAVVFGEMKMVWIGLLDERDGMVHPAAAYGDGTEYLDGIRIAFDSASPFGRGPSGSALRLDKPVWCQDFANDPATSAWHERGARHGYRASAALPLHRGGKVFGVLNLYAGECHAFDEAAQRLLVEMAMDIDFALDRFEQDAERARLAAAIVDSEEKYRELTESINDVIWTVDPETRCFSYVSPAMRRLSGYAPHELIDAPIERLLKPEYVAEMRERMALHLAEFHVGKRKSEDYSVEEVELGRRDGGTVWAEVVTTLGLNRRSGRVEFRAVARDISERRAAEAEIQRLAHYDQLTGLPNRSLVKDRFRYAASLTQRRRGQLAVMFFDLDHFKNINDTLGHDFGDRLLVEVARRLESVLRGGDTVCRLGGDEFVFLLPDTDAEGAARVAAKLLEAVAQPLVLDHQELTVTPSIGIAMYPDDGTDFDTLSRNADAAMYQAKREGRNGFRFFTEAMQARSTRTLLLANALRHALDRGQFSLHYQPQVSLADGRVVGAEALLRWTHPEFGPVSPGEFVPIAESNGLIAQIGEWVLREAVAQSRRWLDEGLPPLVMAVNLSAAQFRNPNLPELVTQVIEEAGLPPHQVELELTEAVAMDDPQSAVRVMDALFARGIRMSIDDFGTGYSSLGYLKRFKVGKLKIDQSFVRDIGDDPDDKAIVSAIIHLAGSLGMLTVAEGVETLDQLDFLRQQGCDTVQGYYFSRPLPAEAFVGYLRESGALTPSPPQPSP
- the pcaF gene encoding 3-oxoadipyl-CoA thiolase gives rise to the protein MTHTVYLCDAIRTPFGRYGGLLSSVRADDLAALPIKALIARNPGVDWNLVDDVIYGCANQAGEDNRNVARMAALLAGLPVEVPGSTVNRLCGSSLDAIGSAARAIAAGEAELMIAGGVESMSRAPFVLGKADSAFSRSAKIEDTTIGWRFVNPLMKAQYGVDSMPETAENVATDFNVSRADQDALALRSQQRWASANERGFFAREIVPVDIPRKKGDPVRMTTDEHPRPDTTLDMLAKLKGVVRPDGTVTAGNASGVNDGAAAVLLASEAAVKRHGLTPRARILGSAAAGVAPRIMGIGPAPASEKLLARLGMGIARFDVIELNEAFAAQALAVTRRLGLADDDARVNPNGGAISIGHPLGASGARLVTTALNQLETSGGRYGLATMCIGVGQGIALAIERI